The following proteins come from a genomic window of Crassostrea angulata isolate pt1a10 chromosome 1, ASM2561291v2, whole genome shotgun sequence:
- the LOC128175847 gene encoding secretory phospholipase A2 receptor-like, with product MCATLCVHQKFCQTIFYKPLEMTCSLYNYPLTEFTETFPESGIEVYKMEGCSRPGFDVIREIDMCVQIYHTTNVSYTYVMEVCRQEGAELISLETGLKMNTLSSYLLLQFGKAVAVSVGLDNSSGWKWVNGQPLAIGHLNVTNRINNHDGYKDPCDSNYCGIFSVGISKDLKIYDNCCNNIQPYFVCSIPFKH from the exons ATGTGCGCAACGTTGTGTGTACATCAAAAGTTTTGTCAAACCATCTTCTACAAACCCTTGGAGATGACATGTTCTCTTTACAATTACCCATTGACGGAATTCACAGAAACCTTTCCTGAATCGGGGAttgaagtttataaaatggaAG GATGTTCTCGACCTGGATTTGATGTCATTAGAGAGATAGACATGTGTGTTCAGATTTACCATACAACAAATGTCTCTTATACGTACGTCATGGAGGTGTGCAGACAAGAGGGTGCAGAACTGATATCACTGGAAACTGGCCTTAAGATGAATACCCTTTCCTCCTACTTGCTTCTTCAAT TCGGAAAAGCAGTGGCTGTCTCTGTTGGACTCGACAATTCTTCGGGCTGGAAATGGGTCAATGGTCAGCCACTGGCTATTGGTCATCTGAATGTTACTAACAGGATCAACAATCATGATGGGTACAAAGATCCTTGTGACAGCAACTATTGTGGAATTTTTTCTGTTGgtatttctaaagatttaaagatatatGATAACTGTTGCAATAACATTCAGCCCTACTTTGTGTGTTCCATACCTTTTAAGCACTGA